The region CTTCATTTGCTAAGTTGGGGCTGATCAGGTGCTTCTCTACCAGCACCCGTTTCTGCAGTTCATTCAGATCCTTCAGTTCGATTAGTTGAAACCGATCGATCCCTTGCAACTGCTGGTTGTTCATCACACCGCGGACCTGTTCCAGAACTTCACCCGACTGGTGATTGGTAGCCAGCATCGGAAAGGGTTGTGTTCTCAGGTTTCGGGCTAACCGAACCCGGCTGCTGAATACGATATCCCGATCCGGTCCCTCGCTTTGCATCCAATCACTCAGCGCTCGATTGAATAATGGCCCATTCGCCATAACCTTCCCTCCTTCGGTTTTGATGAAAACGCCCTTCCGAACGTCCAATCATCGGCTGTTTTAAGCAGTTTATATGATGGCGCTCAAACCTCACTCACCAGCGTCCAAACAGCGTTACGCTATAGATCCGCAATTTTCCTTTCCAAGTCACGAATCTTGTCACGAAGGCTGGCCGCTGCCTCGAACTCTTCCCGCTCAATCCTGAGCTGGAGTTCCCGTTTTAGACGTTCGAGCTCGCGCTGTTGTTTGATCTTGCCACCGCTGCGCACCGGCACTTTGCCGACGTGTACAACGTTTCCATGCACCCGTTTGAACAACGGATCCAAGCGATCAGAGAAATATTGGTAGCAGGCACTGCATCCGAAACGCCCGATCTTGCTGAACTGGGTATAAGTAAGTCCGCATTCCTCACAACGGGAGTGCTGCGGTTTCGAGCTCGTCGATCCTTTGCCCGTCGGATCAAAATCCAGCAGTCCTGACAACAGATTATGAATCGAGAATCCGTTGGAAGTACCCGGAATCAGTTCGCCCTTCTCTCGTGCACAGCTGTCGCAGAAATGGAACTCCGTTTTCTCTCCGTTGACGATCTTCGTAAAATGCAAAGTCGCAGGTTTGCTGCCGCATTCTTGACACATCATAGAACCATCGCCTCCTTCCTCATTACGCCTCATTGAGGCTGACCTGCATCGACCCCTTAGGCTTGATGCAGCATTCTTGCAAGTGCCGTAAGTGCTCGTTAAACCTGTTTGCATATAGGCCAAATTACATAAGCGAAATACGACACCTTACTGCCGTTTACTTCCGACTTACTATCGCTTGCTCAATAACGCGATCAACATCGCCTTCAAGATCTTCGCTCGAACCTCATCCCGCAGCGGCAAACGAAGTCCGATATTGTCGCGATGCACCGCTGCCTGCAGCATCTTCGCCTCGCGCTCCGTGATCAGCTTCGACTCCTCCAACTGCTCGATCAGTCCTTCAGCGGTATCCTGATCCACACTGTCGGACAGATTCTTCATCAGATAGTCCATGATCTTATCATGGGATGGTAATTGAATGCGCTGAATCCGAATAAATCCGCCGCCGCCGCGCTTGCTTTCTACCAAGTAACCCTTCTCAAGGGTGAATCGCGTCTGAATCACG is a window of Insulibacter thermoxylanivorax DNA encoding:
- a CDS encoding CtsR family transcriptional regulator; protein product: MRNTTEIIEQYLKNVLLNSPDQVVEIGRNELAEKFQCVPSQINYVIQTRFTLEKGYLVESKRGGGGFIRIQRIQLPSHDKIMDYLMKNLSDSVDQDTAEGLIEQLEESKLITEREAKMLQAAVHRDNIGLRLPLRDEVRAKILKAMLIALLSKR